In Paludisphaera mucosa, one DNA window encodes the following:
- a CDS encoding sigma-54-dependent transcriptional regulator → MTPAGENEPKNNGVREDATPTAPGVEPVRRMLLVEDDEDTRTSFQQLLNLALNIEVDLAVDGAEALTMLDKKPYSIVVTDLRMPKVDGLKLMAEIQARRLPVTVIVTTGHGSIGDAVHAMRMGAYDFLTKPPDPQHLCLLIERALRERSLQDELAALRVQIGERHRFLNVLSKCPKMYDIFELINNIADTTTTVLIEGETGTGKEQIARAIHQASAEHRKGPFVPVHCAALSEALLESELFGHEKGSFTGAAGLRKGRFEIAHGGTLFLDEVADIPMSMQVKLLRVLQERKFERVGGNQAIEVDVRVIGATNQGLEAAVKEGKFREDLYYRLNVVKIDLPPLRHRQEDIPILATYFAQKYARPGHNPAAISDTAMKRLLAYAWPGNIRQLENALERASVTARDGEIKPENLPRDVVPKEGRRASLNVDLARPLTEQLSELTGAFEERYLRKALRKCRGHVGRCAKISGLSRRSISAKIAQYKIDTAAYKPK, encoded by the coding sequence CTGAACCTGGCGCTGAACATCGAGGTCGACCTCGCCGTCGACGGCGCCGAGGCGCTGACGATGCTCGACAAGAAGCCCTACAGCATCGTCGTCACCGACCTCCGCATGCCCAAGGTCGACGGCCTCAAGCTGATGGCCGAGATCCAGGCCCGCCGCCTGCCGGTCACCGTGATCGTCACCACCGGCCACGGCAGCATCGGCGACGCCGTCCACGCCATGCGGATGGGCGCCTACGACTTCCTCACCAAGCCGCCCGACCCCCAGCACCTCTGCCTGCTCATCGAGCGCGCCCTCCGCGAGCGCTCGCTCCAGGACGAGCTGGCCGCGCTTCGGGTCCAGATCGGCGAGCGGCACCGCTTCCTCAACGTCCTGAGCAAGTGCCCGAAGATGTACGACATCTTCGAGCTGATCAACAACATCGCCGACACCACCACCACCGTCCTGATCGAGGGCGAGACCGGCACCGGCAAGGAGCAGATCGCCCGCGCCATCCACCAGGCCTCCGCCGAGCACCGCAAGGGTCCGTTCGTCCCCGTCCACTGCGCCGCGCTGTCGGAGGCCCTGCTGGAGAGCGAGCTGTTCGGCCACGAGAAGGGGTCGTTCACCGGCGCCGCCGGCCTCCGCAAGGGCCGGTTCGAGATCGCCCACGGCGGCACCCTGTTCCTCGACGAGGTGGCCGACATCCCCATGTCGATGCAGGTCAAGCTGCTCCGCGTCCTGCAGGAGCGGAAGTTCGAGCGCGTGGGCGGCAACCAGGCGATCGAGGTCGACGTCCGCGTGATCGGGGCCACCAACCAGGGGTTGGAGGCCGCCGTCAAGGAGGGGAAGTTCCGCGAGGACCTCTACTACCGCCTCAACGTCGTGAAGATCGACCTCCCCCCGCTCCGCCATCGCCAGGAAGACATCCCGATCCTGGCCACCTACTTCGCCCAGAAGTACGCGCGGCCGGGCCACAACCCGGCGGCGATCTCCGACACCGCCATGAAGCGGCTGCTCGCCTACGCCTGGCCGGGCAACATCCGCCAGCTCGAGAACGCCCTGGAGCGGGCCAGCGTCACGGCCCGCGACGGCGAGATCAAGCCCGAGAACCTGCCCCGCGACGTCGTCCCCAAGGAGGGCCGCCGCGCCTCGCTCAACGTCGACCTCGCCCGGCCCCTGACCGAGCAGCTCTCCGAGCTGACCGGCGCCTTCGAGGAACGCTACCTGCGCAAGGCCCTGCGGAAGTGCCGGGGCCACGTCGGCCGCTGCGCCAAGATCAGCGGCCTCTCGCGGCGGAGCATCTCCGCCAAGATCGCCCAGTACAAGATCGACACCGCCGCCTACAAGCCGAAGTGA
- a CDS encoding AI-2E family transporter: MNLDVATTRLLRTLLIGGTIIIVMSVAAAVLKPVALAIMVTFLLAPIVARLERYKIPRVASVALVLIVMVAVTGATAYVVGGQFASLAKQLPTYQKNIENKLSMLRPGEESSVDKIMKSISALGDSLASEEAKTDDRIAQPVRIVGGNDLWERVHTYLGPFESVVALGGIVLLLVVFLLFEREDLSNRIIQLVGRGQLGVTTKTLAEIGKSLSSYLTTLALVNAGFGAAIGLGAWAIGLPSPALWGFLAALLRFIPYLGTLLSFSFPFLISIAHYPGWTQPVLVFALFAAAEAVVNSVEPLLYGKSTGISPIGLLVAAMFWAWLWGPLGLLLANAMTVCLAVAGRLIPGLEVLGTLLRHDVSVSDDQRWYQRVLSHDLDGSLTLLDDALKAGSFEEVCDHILIPTLSRAEHDRSRENVDNKDVAFIWRVVRDWLDDVAERDDLVLTLPPTGVQATAAASKVVIDPLPTLGPLATELRPMVGVATGGGADTLVLRMLNLLLRPSGVRLTILTAGGTSLNVTDKIARLDPALVLISHLPPVGLTRARYLTKRMRARAPETPVVFGYWDAKSEMTQVIERLRPASASRVVVSLGAARDLILNRAPAAATPAAPLPSPSTTAAPALVPAGRS, encoded by the coding sequence ATGAACCTCGACGTCGCCACGACGCGCCTCCTGCGCACCCTCCTCATCGGCGGGACGATCATCATCGTGATGTCCGTCGCCGCCGCGGTCCTCAAGCCGGTCGCGCTGGCGATCATGGTGACCTTCCTGCTGGCCCCGATCGTGGCCCGCCTGGAACGCTACAAGATCCCCCGGGTCGCGAGCGTGGCGCTGGTCCTGATCGTCATGGTCGCGGTGACCGGGGCCACGGCCTACGTCGTCGGCGGCCAGTTCGCCAGCCTGGCGAAGCAGCTGCCGACCTACCAGAAGAACATCGAGAACAAGCTCTCGATGCTGCGGCCGGGCGAGGAATCGTCGGTCGACAAGATCATGAAGTCCATCTCGGCCCTGGGGGACTCGCTGGCGTCGGAGGAGGCCAAGACCGACGACCGGATCGCCCAGCCCGTGCGGATCGTCGGCGGCAACGACCTCTGGGAGCGGGTGCACACCTATCTCGGGCCGTTCGAGTCGGTCGTCGCCCTGGGGGGCATCGTGCTGCTGCTCGTGGTCTTCCTGCTGTTCGAGCGCGAAGACCTGAGCAACCGGATCATCCAGCTCGTCGGCCGGGGGCAGCTCGGCGTGACCACCAAGACGTTGGCCGAGATCGGCAAGTCGCTCAGCAGCTACCTGACCACCCTGGCCCTGGTGAACGCCGGCTTCGGCGCGGCGATCGGCCTGGGCGCCTGGGCGATCGGCCTGCCGTCGCCGGCCCTGTGGGGGTTCCTGGCGGCGCTCCTTCGGTTCATCCCCTACCTGGGGACCCTCCTGTCGTTCAGCTTCCCGTTCCTGATCTCGATCGCCCACTACCCGGGCTGGACCCAGCCGGTGCTCGTCTTCGCGCTCTTCGCCGCCGCCGAGGCGGTCGTCAACAGCGTCGAGCCCCTGCTCTACGGCAAGAGCACGGGCATCTCGCCGATCGGCCTGCTGGTCGCGGCGATGTTCTGGGCCTGGCTCTGGGGCCCGCTGGGGCTGCTGCTGGCCAACGCCATGACCGTCTGCCTGGCGGTCGCCGGCCGGCTGATCCCGGGCCTGGAGGTGCTGGGCACCCTGCTCCGCCACGACGTCTCGGTGAGCGACGACCAGCGCTGGTATCAGCGGGTCCTGAGCCACGACCTCGACGGCTCGCTGACCCTGCTGGACGACGCCCTCAAGGCCGGCTCGTTCGAGGAGGTCTGCGACCACATCCTGATCCCGACCCTCTCCCGCGCCGAACACGACCGCAGCCGCGAGAACGTCGACAACAAGGACGTCGCCTTCATCTGGCGGGTCGTCCGCGACTGGCTCGACGACGTGGCCGAGCGCGACGACCTGGTGCTGACCCTCCCGCCGACCGGCGTGCAGGCGACGGCCGCCGCTTCGAAGGTCGTGATCGACCCCCTGCCGACCCTGGGCCCGCTGGCGACCGAGCTGCGGCCGATGGTCGGCGTGGCGACCGGCGGCGGGGCCGACACCCTGGTCCTGCGGATGCTCAACCTGCTGCTGCGGCCCTCGGGCGTCCGCCTGACGATCCTCACCGCCGGCGGCACCTCGCTGAACGTCACGGACAAGATCGCCCGGCTCGACCCGGCCCTGGTCCTGATCTCGCACCTCCCCCCCGTCGGCCTGACCCGCGCCCGCTACCTGACGAAGCGGATGCGCGCCCGGGCCCCGGAGACGCCCGTGGTCTTCGGCTACTGGGACGCCAAGTCCGAGATGACCCAGGTGATCGAGCGGCTCCGGCCGGCCTCGGCCAGCCGCGTCGTCGTCTCGCTGGGGGCGGCCCGCGACCTGATCCTCAACCGCGCCCCGGCCGCCGCGACCCCGGCCGCCCCCCTGCCCTCGCCCTCGACGACGGCGGCCCCGGCGCTCGTCCCGGCGGGCCGGAGCTGA
- a CDS encoding CBS domain-containing protein — translation MSAGSTDPIPVVTPEDLTAADLMSPVGRTCSPFSTITEAVMIFREQDSDAVAVVDAGKPVGVVVDRDVALAVADSPDLAARPVSEVMVKDFPTIPVDAHVDQVLQTMSAAGARLALAVDAEGNLAGLIFWAELARRLPLDETQAPGQDDDVPAEVTKP, via the coding sequence ATGAGCGCCGGTTCGACCGATCCGATCCCTGTCGTCACGCCCGAGGATCTGACCGCCGCCGACTTGATGAGCCCCGTCGGCCGGACCTGCTCGCCGTTCAGCACGATCACCGAGGCCGTGATGATCTTCCGCGAGCAGGACAGCGACGCGGTCGCGGTGGTCGACGCCGGCAAGCCCGTGGGCGTCGTGGTCGACCGCGACGTCGCGCTCGCTGTGGCCGACTCGCCCGACCTGGCCGCCCGCCCGGTCTCCGAGGTCATGGTCAAGGACTTCCCCACCATCCCGGTCGACGCCCACGTCGACCAGGTCTTGCAGACGATGTCCGCCGCCGGCGCGCGGCTGGCGCTCGCCGTGGACGCCGAGGGCAACCTGGCGGGCTTGATCTTCTGGGCCGAGCTGGCCCGCCGACTGCCGCTGGACGAGACTCAGGCCCCGGGCCAGGACGATGACGTACCCGCCGAGGTGACCAAGCCGTGA
- a CDS encoding DUF883 family protein — MGSQSFGGWADSARQPVDTARQALGEAGEAARRGYDDASRQARQAYEQMEDAIGPYRQSLEDAIVSNPVKAVGVSLAVGVLLGWLIKRS, encoded by the coding sequence ATGGGTTCCCAGAGTTTCGGCGGATGGGCCGACAGCGCCCGGCAACCGGTCGACACCGCCCGACAGGCCCTCGGCGAGGCCGGCGAGGCCGCCCGCCGCGGCTACGACGACGCCTCCCGCCAGGCCCGCCAGGCGTATGAGCAGATGGAGGACGCCATCGGCCCGTACCGCCAGTCGCTCGAAGACGCCATCGTCTCCAATCCCGTGAAGGCCGTCGGCGTTTCCCTGGCCGTGGGGGTCCTCCTGGGATGGCTCATCAAGCGGTCCTGA
- a CDS encoding phage holin family protein — MAHQAVLNDGPRPAASNGRPNGLIENVSSFGNDLATLATLQSKLVAADARESLAKSAPALAGLALAILLAFAGSVAILGGLGLWLAEAFALKPAVALMLTGLGALVVVALLAAVCVKLLGSSFTTFRRSAEELERNLAWIKTTLTYSGR, encoded by the coding sequence ATGGCTCATCAAGCGGTCCTGAACGACGGCCCCCGCCCTGCGGCGTCGAACGGCCGGCCGAACGGGCTGATCGAGAACGTCAGCTCGTTCGGCAACGACCTGGCGACGCTCGCGACGCTGCAGTCCAAGCTCGTCGCCGCCGACGCCAGGGAGAGCCTCGCCAAGTCCGCCCCGGCCCTCGCCGGGCTGGCCCTGGCGATCCTCCTGGCCTTCGCCGGCTCCGTGGCGATCCTGGGCGGGCTCGGCCTCTGGCTCGCCGAAGCCTTCGCCCTCAAGCCCGCCGTCGCCCTCATGCTCACGGGCCTGGGCGCGCTCGTCGTGGTCGCCCTGCTGGCGGCGGTGTGCGTCAAGCTCCTCGGCTCCAGCTTCACCACCTTCCGCCGATCCGCCGAGGAGCTCGAACGCAACCTCGCCTGGATCAAGACCACCCTGACCTACAGCGGACGCTGA
- a CDS encoding PEP-CTERM sorting domain-containing protein (PEP-CTERM proteins occur, often in large numbers, in the proteomes of bacteria that also encode an exosortase, a predicted intramembrane cysteine proteinase. The presence of a PEP-CTERM domain at a protein's C-terminus predicts cleavage within the sorting domain, followed by covalent anchoring to some some component of the (usually Gram-negative) cell surface. Many PEP-CTERM proteins exhibit an unusual sequence composition that includes large numbers of potential glycosylation sites. Expression of one such protein has been shown restore the ability of a bacterium to form floc, a type of biofilm.), producing the protein MKKFIIRAFVLGVAAFGTLGVQDARASFVPVLTSPAPGGSSSVFTYSLLFSSNGGSEQLVAGSMVTLYDFDAGVNDPSSVVVAPADFTVTIQNVGVTPVPGSGTITPVDSAAIANISFTYTGTTIRTDATFVVTITLNGNYTTRLGQYASQNSFPAAPGGTNTQIDAVFLPTAAAIPEPTSVVLLGLGGVPLFLLRRRIVKAAV; encoded by the coding sequence GTGAAGAAGTTCATAATTCGGGCCTTCGTCCTGGGGGTCGCCGCCTTCGGGACGCTGGGCGTCCAGGACGCTCGTGCGTCGTTCGTACCGGTTCTGACCAGCCCGGCTCCCGGCGGAAGCTCGTCCGTCTTCACCTACAGCCTGCTGTTCTCGAGCAACGGCGGGTCGGAGCAGCTCGTCGCGGGCAGCATGGTGACCCTTTACGATTTCGACGCCGGCGTCAACGATCCCAGTAGTGTGGTCGTGGCGCCCGCCGACTTCACAGTCACGATCCAGAACGTCGGCGTCACGCCCGTGCCCGGCAGCGGGACGATCACCCCGGTCGACTCGGCCGCGATCGCCAACATCAGCTTCACCTACACCGGCACCACCATCAGGACCGACGCCACGTTCGTCGTGACGATCACGCTCAACGGCAACTACACCACCCGACTGGGACAGTACGCGTCGCAGAACTCGTTTCCCGCCGCACCGGGCGGGACCAACACCCAGATCGACGCCGTGTTCTTGCCCACGGCGGCCGCCATCCCCGAGCCGACCAGCGTCGTCTTGCTCGGCCTGGGCGGCGTCCCCCTGTTCCTGCTGCGCCGGCGGATCGTGAAAGCCGCCGTCTGA
- a CDS encoding IS4 family transposase: protein MFNYAQGRLRHQIDLLRQQFVQEGGLPFADVLSASGLEEALREIEATWNDRIYAPLVTLWVFIGQVLNADQSCRAAVARLIAHRVSQGLEPCSSETGAYCQARKRLPERFFAAVARLVGRNLDARVDPQWLWKGRRVCLFDGSTVSMPDTPENRREYPLAYNQVPGTSFAPARIGAIISLSCGAILDLGVCRYAGKGQGEVSLLRQLWDVLRPGDVLLGDRLMSGWVGMYLLKQRGVDTVSRLSAHRRADFRKGTRLGKDDHVVVWKKPSSIRSVDRATYNALPEAITVREVRFRVVQPGFRTRSVVVVTTILDPGLASAEELASLYRARWNNELDLRSIKITLQMDVLRCKTPELVRKEIWAHVLAYNLIRTVMAQAATIENVEPRSISFKATLQVLEAFRPLIAYRAHSGADDQEELYEQLLGAIAVHRVADRPDRFEPRMTRKGPRGYEELKRPRREIKLHMLKRASKI from the coding sequence ATGTTCAACTACGCGCAGGGACGTCTTCGGCATCAGATCGACCTCCTCCGCCAACAGTTCGTCCAGGAAGGCGGACTCCCCTTCGCCGACGTCCTATCCGCCAGCGGCCTCGAGGAGGCCCTCCGTGAGATCGAGGCGACCTGGAATGACCGCATCTACGCCCCGTTGGTAACCCTCTGGGTGTTCATCGGACAGGTGCTCAACGCCGACCAGTCCTGCCGCGCCGCCGTCGCGCGGCTGATCGCCCACCGGGTCTCACAGGGGCTCGAGCCGTGCAGCTCCGAGACGGGGGCGTATTGCCAGGCGCGGAAGCGCCTGCCCGAGCGGTTCTTCGCCGCCGTGGCCCGCCTCGTGGGGCGGAACCTGGACGCGCGAGTCGACCCGCAGTGGCTTTGGAAGGGCCGCCGCGTCTGCCTGTTCGACGGCTCGACGGTCTCCATGCCCGACACCCCGGAGAACCGCCGGGAATACCCTCTGGCCTACAACCAAGTGCCCGGGACGAGCTTCGCCCCCGCCCGGATCGGGGCGATCATCTCGCTGTCCTGCGGCGCGATCCTCGACCTGGGCGTCTGCCGCTACGCCGGCAAGGGCCAGGGCGAGGTCAGCCTGCTGCGCCAGCTGTGGGACGTGCTCCGCCCCGGCGACGTGCTGCTGGGCGACCGCCTGATGTCGGGCTGGGTCGGAATGTACCTGCTCAAGCAACGCGGGGTCGACACCGTCAGCCGCCTGTCGGCGCACCGCCGGGCCGACTTCCGCAAGGGGACCCGCCTGGGCAAGGACGATCACGTGGTCGTGTGGAAGAAGCCGTCGTCGATCCGCTCGGTGGACCGGGCGACGTACAACGCGCTGCCCGAGGCGATCACCGTCCGCGAGGTTCGCTTCCGCGTAGTGCAGCCCGGGTTCCGGACGCGGTCGGTCGTCGTCGTGACGACCATCCTGGACCCCGGGCTGGCGAGTGCGGAGGAGCTGGCTTCGCTCTACCGGGCCAGGTGGAACAACGAGTTGGATTTGCGTTCGATCAAAATCACCTTGCAGATGGATGTTTTGCGGTGCAAGACGCCGGAGCTGGTGCGCAAGGAGATCTGGGCCCACGTCCTGGCGTACAACCTGATCCGCACGGTGATGGCACAGGCGGCGACCATCGAAAATGTGGAACCTCGCTCGATCAGCTTCAAAGCGACGCTCCAGGTTCTCGAAGCGTTCCGGCCGCTGATCGCCTACCGGGCGCACAGCGGTGCGGACGACCAAGAGGAACTCTACGAGCAACTGCTCGGGGCCATCGCCGTGCATCGCGTGGCCGACCGGCCCGACCGGTTCGAGCCCCGCATGACCAGGAAGGGGCCGAGAGGGTATGAGGAATTGAAGCGGCCGCGAAGGGAGATCAAACTCCATATGCTCAAACGAGCTAGCAAAATCTAA
- a CDS encoding tautomerase family protein — MPFARIDLVEGKPADYRATVADVVYEGIVGTLKAPEGDRFIVIGEHAPENFVFDPHFLGVERTPDLIYIQVTSTVGNTKEQKLAFFRHTADELNRRLGVRREDVFISLVFVGREDWSFGNGEPW, encoded by the coding sequence ATGCCGTTTGCACGCATCGACCTGGTTGAAGGGAAACCTGCCGATTATCGAGCCACCGTGGCCGATGTCGTGTACGAGGGAATCGTCGGGACTCTGAAGGCACCGGAGGGCGACCGATTCATCGTCATCGGCGAGCACGCACCGGAGAACTTCGTCTTCGACCCGCACTTTCTCGGCGTCGAGCGAACGCCGGACCTCATCTACATCCAGGTGACCAGCACCGTCGGAAATACGAAAGAACAGAAGCTTGCTTTCTTCCGGCACACGGCCGACGAACTGAACCGACGGCTCGGCGTGCGACGTGAGGATGTTTTCATCAGCTTGGTGTTCGTCGGACGCGAGGATTGGTCGTTCGGCAATGGCGAACCTTGGTGA
- a CDS encoding alpha-ketoglutarate-dependent dioxygenase AlkB family protein translates to MPESTTHSARPSLTLDVPEADVVLYPSFFSTAQADRLLQQLVETTRWRQDSMKMFGELKPLPRLTAWYGDAGARYVYSGIVNEPLPWTTALVEVKDAVESASGVAFNGVLLNRYRDGRDGMGWHADDEPEFGEDPVIASVSFGGTRNFQLKHKRRKELKANVELTHGSLLVMRGGTQANWLHQIPKTAKPVGERLNLTFRRLVVLDE, encoded by the coding sequence ATGCCTGAATCCACGACCCACTCCGCTCGCCCGTCCCTGACGCTCGACGTCCCCGAGGCCGATGTCGTCCTCTACCCGTCCTTCTTCTCCACAGCCCAGGCCGACCGGCTCCTCCAGCAGCTCGTCGAGACGACGCGATGGCGGCAGGACTCGATGAAGATGTTCGGCGAGCTGAAGCCGTTGCCCCGCCTCACGGCATGGTACGGCGACGCAGGGGCTCGCTACGTCTACTCGGGCATCGTGAACGAGCCCCTGCCCTGGACGACGGCCCTCGTCGAGGTCAAGGACGCCGTGGAATCCGCTTCCGGCGTGGCCTTCAACGGCGTCCTCCTCAACCGCTATCGAGACGGCCGGGACGGCATGGGCTGGCACGCGGACGACGAGCCCGAGTTCGGCGAGGACCCCGTCATCGCCTCGGTCAGCTTCGGCGGGACGCGGAACTTCCAGCTCAAGCACAAGCGTCGGAAGGAGCTGAAGGCGAACGTCGAACTGACGCACGGCAGCCTCCTCGTCATGCGGGGCGGGACGCAGGCGAACTGGCTGCACCAGATTCCGAAGACGGCGAAGCCCGTGGGAGAGAGGTTGAACCTCACGTTTCGGCGTCTCGTAGTCCTGGACGAATGA
- a CDS encoding type II toxin-antitoxin system VapC family toxin codes for MKVLLDTCTMAELRKPKPHAAVVAAVSAILDERLFLSVVSVGEIVKGIGLLAAGKKRNELTGWLAALEGQFSERILPIDVETGRIWGELTARAQKKGLVVHAADGLIAATALRHGLHVMTRNEGDFKASGARIVNPWQDGLGLVRR; via the coding sequence GTGAAGGTGCTCCTCGATACCTGCACCATGGCCGAGTTGCGGAAGCCCAAGCCCCATGCGGCGGTGGTCGCGGCCGTCTCGGCGATTCTCGACGAGAGGCTTTTCCTGAGCGTCGTCTCGGTGGGCGAAATCGTCAAAGGCATCGGCCTGCTCGCGGCCGGGAAGAAGCGAAATGAGCTGACCGGGTGGCTCGCCGCCCTGGAGGGTCAGTTCTCCGAACGCATCCTTCCCATCGACGTCGAAACCGGCAGGATTTGGGGCGAGCTGACGGCACGCGCCCAGAAGAAGGGGCTCGTCGTGCATGCGGCCGACGGGCTCATCGCGGCCACCGCCCTTCGCCACGGCCTGCACGTCATGACCAGGAACGAGGGCGATTTCAAAGCGAGCGGTGCCCGCATCGTCAACCCGTGGCAGGACGGCTTGGGTCTTGTACGGAGGTAG
- a CDS encoding type II toxin-antitoxin system prevent-host-death family antitoxin, which produces MTWNLADAKNRLSEVVNLALSEGPQTITRRKDAVVVISAETYAELTGRRQSFKAFLMGGPSLEGLGLERDKSPMRDVEL; this is translated from the coding sequence ATGACCTGGAATCTCGCCGACGCGAAGAACCGCTTGTCAGAGGTCGTGAACCTCGCCCTCTCCGAAGGCCCGCAGACCATCACCCGGCGGAAAGACGCCGTGGTCGTCATCTCGGCCGAGACGTACGCGGAGCTGACCGGGCGGCGTCAGAGCTTCAAAGCCTTCCTCATGGGCGGGCCGTCCCTCGAGGGGCTCGGCCTGGAACGCGACAAGAGCCCCATGCGAGACGTCGAGCTGTGA
- a CDS encoding ribbon-helix-helix domain-containing protein: protein MSEYIRELIRADQEGEAEERIDAPLLEGLDSGRPIAVTAEYWEQKKRRLVERVNRTARPQ from the coding sequence GTGAGCGAATATATCCGTGAGTTGATCCGTGCCGACCAGGAGGGGGAGGCGGAAGAGCGCATCGACGCCCCCCTGCTGGAAGGGCTGGATTCCGGTCGGCCCATCGCCGTCACCGCCGAGTATTGGGAGCAGAAGAAGCGGCGGCTCGTCGAGCGGGTGAATCGAACCGCCCGCCCCCAATGA
- a CDS encoding type II toxin-antitoxin system RelE/ParE family toxin, whose amino-acid sequence MTRSHRVAPAADRDIDDQAAYLMEEADIDLALRFLAAADVAFARIAPMPGMGRRWESVDPRPADLRIWRIKGFRNHPAFIVSPTTSSRSSACCTPPAAWARCSNPEPSSPIDA is encoded by the coding sequence ATGACGCGAAGCCATCGCGTCGCCCCGGCCGCCGACCGCGACATCGACGACCAGGCGGCGTATCTGATGGAGGAAGCGGACATCGACCTGGCCCTGCGTTTCCTCGCGGCCGCCGACGTCGCGTTCGCCCGGATCGCCCCGATGCCGGGCATGGGCCGGAGATGGGAATCGGTCGACCCACGCCCGGCCGACCTGCGGATCTGGCGGATCAAAGGATTCCGCAATCATCCGGCCTTCATCGTGTCGCCGACGACGTCGTCGAGATCGTCCGCGTGCTGCACGCCGCCCGCGGCCTGGGCGCGTTGCTCGAATCCTGAACCCTCGAGCCCGATTGACGCCTGA